One window from the genome of Haloprofundus halobius encodes:
- the argS gene encoding arginine--tRNA ligase — MFRQFRSQVESALTDALSALDAPTDDLGVEEPPEDVDAVLASSVAFRLAGELGAAPPQVAAQLVDELDVDQYEYVADATTQGPYVNFSPTDAYLADTLDAAASDEEFGRLPDTGKSVVVEHTSANPTGPVHVGRARNPILGDAVARVLDYAGNDVERHYYVNDAGRQVAVFTWAYETFDDSDLPEPERNRADYDLVRYYRKGNQFLEEGDAADVSEAEAEIEAIMRGLEEGNEETYERVEVVVDQVLGGMRQSLARLPAVFDEFVKESRFMRNGDADDVVERLKESEHAVYEEDAWQLDLTDWGIEKKMVFLRSDGTTLYTTRDLAHHEWKFENYDEAVTVLGEDHKLQAEQLGAALELLGNDTTQLRHAIYSYVNLPEGKMSTRKGTGVDLDDLLDESISRAREEVESRLDSRIRDDDLTEQDIERIARQVGIGAVRYDIVSKQPTKAITFEWDRALDFEAQSAPYVQYIHARCCGILAEADVNVAEGESLGVDSVDVALLDTPEERALVRTLARFPAVIEEAADDLEPHVVATYTRELAETFNAFYRECPVLTAEGERRAARLALVAGARHAVANALDALGVEAPTSM, encoded by the coding sequence ATGTTCAGACAGTTTCGGAGTCAGGTCGAGTCGGCGCTGACCGACGCGCTGTCGGCGCTCGACGCGCCGACAGACGATCTCGGCGTCGAGGAACCGCCCGAAGACGTCGACGCCGTGCTCGCCTCCAGCGTCGCGTTCCGCCTCGCCGGCGAACTCGGCGCGGCCCCGCCGCAGGTCGCCGCCCAACTCGTCGACGAACTCGACGTCGACCAGTACGAGTACGTCGCCGACGCGACGACGCAGGGGCCGTACGTCAACTTCTCGCCGACCGACGCCTATCTCGCCGACACGCTCGACGCCGCGGCGAGCGACGAGGAGTTCGGTCGGCTTCCGGACACCGGCAAATCGGTCGTCGTCGAACACACCAGCGCAAACCCGACGGGACCGGTCCACGTCGGTCGCGCCCGGAACCCGATTCTCGGCGACGCCGTCGCGCGCGTCCTCGACTACGCAGGCAACGACGTCGAACGCCACTACTACGTCAACGACGCGGGTCGACAGGTCGCGGTGTTCACGTGGGCTTACGAGACGTTCGACGACTCGGACCTCCCCGAACCCGAGCGTAACCGCGCCGACTACGACCTCGTGCGCTACTACCGCAAAGGCAACCAGTTCTTGGAGGAAGGCGACGCCGCCGACGTGTCCGAGGCGGAAGCCGAAATCGAAGCCATCATGCGGGGACTGGAGGAGGGCAACGAGGAGACGTACGAGCGCGTCGAAGTCGTCGTCGACCAGGTGCTCGGTGGGATGCGCCAGTCGCTCGCACGTCTCCCGGCCGTGTTCGACGAGTTCGTCAAGGAGTCGCGGTTCATGCGGAACGGCGACGCCGACGACGTGGTCGAGCGCCTCAAGGAGTCAGAACACGCCGTCTACGAGGAGGACGCCTGGCAACTGGACCTCACCGACTGGGGTATCGAGAAGAAGATGGTGTTCCTTCGCTCCGACGGGACGACGCTGTACACGACCCGCGATCTCGCCCACCACGAGTGGAAGTTCGAGAACTACGACGAAGCGGTGACGGTGCTCGGCGAGGATCACAAACTCCAGGCCGAGCAACTGGGCGCGGCGCTCGAACTGCTCGGCAACGACACGACCCAACTCCGCCACGCCATCTACTCGTACGTCAACCTCCCCGAGGGGAAGATGAGCACCCGGAAGGGGACGGGCGTCGACCTCGACGACCTGCTCGACGAGTCCATCTCCCGCGCCCGCGAGGAGGTCGAGTCCCGCCTCGACTCGCGCATCCGCGACGACGACCTCACCGAGCAGGATATCGAGCGCATCGCCCGACAGGTCGGCATCGGGGCCGTCCGCTACGACATCGTCTCGAAACAGCCGACGAAGGCCATCACGTTCGAGTGGGACCGCGCGCTCGACTTCGAGGCGCAGTCCGCGCCGTACGTTCAGTACATCCACGCGCGCTGTTGCGGTATCCTCGCCGAGGCGGACGTCAACGTCGCCGAGGGCGAGTCGCTCGGCGTCGATTCGGTCGACGTGGCCCTCCTCGACACACCCGAGGAACGCGCGCTCGTCCGGACGCTCGCCCGGTTCCCGGCGGTCATCGAGGAGGCGGCCGACGACCTCGAACCGCACGTCGTCGCCACGTACACGCGCGAACTCGCGGAGACGTTCAACGCGTTCTACCGCGAGTGTCCGGTGCTCACCGCCGAGGGCGAACGCAGAGCCGCGCGACTCGCGCTCGTCGCGGGTGCTCGCCACGCGGTCGCAAACGCACTCGACGCTCTCGGTGTCGAAGCTCCGACGTCGATGTGA
- a CDS encoding DUF502 domain-containing protein, whose translation MSTWKRDFASGLVVLTPLLVILLVLNWLYQQIAELPVIAFLIDQMPEALAVLTIIVIFLMLVFSVGYLMRTTFGRLIEDGIDATMNQVPLIRVLYNASKLAVETALTGTEELQKPVRIETWNGLRMTAFKTGKRTDDGRVVLFLPTAPNITSGFVIEVDEEDIEETDERVEEALTRILSAGFGEESEPGIDIDVIDEVSVDDIKRSNDD comes from the coding sequence ATGTCTACGTGGAAACGCGATTTCGCGAGCGGTCTCGTGGTCCTCACTCCGCTTTTGGTCATCCTGCTCGTCCTGAACTGGCTCTACCAGCAGATCGCCGAACTCCCCGTCATCGCGTTTCTCATCGACCAGATGCCCGAGGCGCTGGCCGTGCTGACGATAATCGTCATCTTCCTGATGCTCGTCTTCTCGGTCGGCTATCTCATGCGCACGACGTTCGGCCGTCTCATCGAGGACGGAATCGACGCGACGATGAACCAGGTCCCGCTGATTCGCGTCCTCTATAACGCCTCCAAACTCGCCGTCGAGACGGCGCTCACCGGGACCGAAGAACTGCAGAAGCCGGTGAGAATCGAGACGTGGAACGGCTTGCGGATGACTGCGTTCAAAACCGGCAAACGAACCGACGACGGCCGCGTCGTCCTCTTTCTCCCGACCGCTCCGAACATCACCTCCGGGTTCGTCATCGAAGTCGACGAAGAGGACATCGAAGAGACCGACGAACGCGTCGAGGAGGCGCTGACGCGCATCCTCAGCGCCGGATTCGGCGAGGAGTCCGAACCCGGCATCGACATCGACGTCATCGACGAGGTGTCGGTCGACGACATCAAGCGGTCGAACGACGACTGA
- a CDS encoding NAD-dependent epimerase/dehydratase family protein produces MSLRTIAVTGGNGQVGRFVLAHLQEHGYRTVNLSRGSRRESVADEYRRTNLLDAGEVYASLASSDADGLVHLGMVPRPDSGPGHVTFESNVMTTYHVLEAAQNLDIDSVAVASSMSALGAGFDPDPVRLDYLPVDESHPVDPRDPYALGKRVLEQTAEGIARRNDGPKTVSTVRFPIAMDDDRMRETLVDADRSLGTVRDAPFYHSARNTLFAYVHLDDLAALFRRCIAADFSGHETFWAAAAETTVDCPTATLVEEVYPDAVTRRDVSDHESLVDTSKAARTLGWTPTRSWRECR; encoded by the coding sequence ATGTCGCTTCGGACCATCGCCGTCACCGGCGGCAACGGACAGGTCGGTCGGTTCGTCCTCGCACACCTGCAGGAACACGGTTACCGAACGGTGAATCTCAGTCGCGGGTCGCGGCGCGAATCGGTCGCCGACGAGTACCGCCGGACGAACCTCCTCGACGCAGGTGAGGTGTATGCGTCGCTCGCATCGAGCGACGCCGACGGCCTCGTCCACCTCGGGATGGTTCCACGACCCGATTCCGGCCCCGGTCACGTCACCTTCGAGAGCAACGTGATGACTACCTACCACGTCCTCGAAGCCGCGCAGAACCTCGATATCGACAGCGTCGCCGTCGCGTCGAGTATGAGCGCCCTCGGCGCGGGGTTCGACCCCGACCCGGTTCGGCTCGATTACCTGCCGGTCGACGAGTCGCACCCGGTCGACCCGCGGGACCCGTACGCGCTCGGCAAGCGCGTCCTCGAACAGACCGCCGAGGGTATCGCCCGACGCAACGACGGGCCGAAGACGGTGAGCACGGTCCGGTTTCCCATCGCGATGGACGACGACCGGATGCGCGAGACGCTCGTCGACGCGGACCGTTCGCTCGGCACGGTTCGAGACGCGCCGTTCTACCATTCGGCGCGGAACACGCTGTTCGCGTACGTCCACCTCGACGACCTCGCGGCCCTCTTTCGTCGCTGCATAGCGGCCGACTTCTCGGGCCACGAGACGTTCTGGGCGGCGGCCGCGGAGACGACCGTCGACTGTCCGACGGCGACGCTCGTCGAGGAGGTGTACCCCGACGCCGTGACGCGTCGCGACGTTTCAGACCACGAGAGTCTCGTCGACACGTCGAAGGCGGCGCGGACGCTCGGGTGGACTCCGACGCGAAGCTGGCGCGAGTGCAGGTGA
- a CDS encoding proline dehydrogenase family protein has translation MIPPIASRFVAGETPATALEHTRRTNADGVKVILNLLGEHYDTRDPADADADAYVDLLADLGRTTLDACVSVKPSQIGLDVGEDVFRENLERITDAAADHDEFVWVDMEDHDTTDATLSAYETFAEATRGNVGVCVQANLRRTRTDLERLVDVPGKVRLVKGAYDEPEEIAYTDKVDVNESYRENLEFMFQEFDGGIAVGSHDPAMIQYATDLHDEYGTDFEIQMLMGVREDAQRELAAEGYEVWQYAPYGDKWFSYFYRRIRERKENALFALRAVTGV, from the coding sequence ATGATTCCGCCCATCGCCAGTCGGTTCGTCGCGGGCGAGACGCCAGCGACGGCGCTCGAACACACCCGCCGGACGAACGCCGACGGCGTGAAGGTCATCCTCAACCTGTTAGGCGAACACTACGACACCCGCGACCCCGCCGACGCCGACGCCGACGCGTACGTCGACCTCTTGGCCGACCTGGGGCGCACGACCCTCGACGCCTGCGTCTCGGTCAAACCCTCCCAGATCGGCCTCGACGTCGGCGAGGACGTGTTCCGCGAGAACCTCGAACGCATCACCGATGCGGCCGCCGACCACGACGAGTTCGTCTGGGTCGACATGGAGGACCACGACACCACCGACGCGACGCTGTCGGCGTACGAGACGTTCGCCGAGGCGACCCGCGGCAACGTCGGCGTCTGCGTGCAGGCGAACCTCCGCCGGACGCGGACCGACCTCGAACGCCTCGTCGACGTCCCGGGCAAGGTCCGCCTCGTCAAGGGCGCGTACGACGAACCCGAGGAGATAGCCTACACGGACAAAGTCGACGTCAACGAGTCGTACCGCGAGAATCTGGAGTTCATGTTCCAGGAGTTCGACGGCGGCATCGCCGTCGGCAGCCACGACCCGGCGATGATCCAGTACGCGACCGACCTCCATGACGAGTACGGCACCGACTTCGAGATTCAGATGCTGATGGGCGTCCGCGAGGACGCCCAGCGGGAACTCGCCGCCGAGGGCTACGAGGTGTGGCAGTACGCACCCTACGGCGACAAGTGGTTCTCCTACTTCTACCGCCGGATCCGCGAGCGCAAGGAGAACGCGCTGTTCGCGCTCCGCGCCGTCACCGGCGTCTGA
- a CDS encoding branched-chain amino acid transaminase codes for MGFDEMDVDTIWMNGEFVDWDDAKIHVLSHGLHYGTGVFEGVRCYDTENGPAIFRWEEHLERFYNSTKPYDMEIPYEPSELTEATLELIRRQDLQSCYIRPIAYYGYDSLGVSPGDCPTDVTIAAWPWGAYLGEEALEEGIEVMVSSWRKHASSQIPTNAKTTGLYVNSLLAGEEARRNGYREAIVLNKEGNVAEGPGENIFLVRDETIYTPGLSQSILDGITRDTVIKLARERGYEVDDTAAISRGELHTADELFFTGSAAEVTPIRQVDNVVIGEGTRGPVTEELQSAFFDLVERRTDDHDEWFDYV; via the coding sequence ATGGGCTTCGACGAGATGGACGTTGACACCATCTGGATGAACGGCGAGTTCGTCGACTGGGACGACGCGAAGATTCACGTGCTGTCGCACGGCCTCCACTACGGAACCGGTGTCTTCGAAGGCGTCCGCTGTTACGATACCGAGAACGGCCCGGCCATCTTCCGCTGGGAGGAGCATCTCGAGCGGTTCTACAACTCCACGAAACCGTACGACATGGAGATTCCGTACGAGCCGTCGGAACTGACCGAGGCGACGCTCGAACTCATCCGCCGACAGGACCTCCAGAGCTGTTACATCCGGCCGATCGCCTACTACGGCTACGACTCGCTCGGCGTCAGTCCGGGCGACTGCCCGACGGACGTCACCATCGCCGCGTGGCCGTGGGGTGCGTACCTCGGCGAGGAGGCGCTGGAGGAAGGCATCGAGGTGATGGTCTCCTCGTGGCGCAAGCACGCCTCCAGTCAGATTCCGACGAACGCGAAGACGACTGGCCTGTACGTCAACAGCCTGCTCGCCGGTGAGGAAGCACGGCGCAACGGCTACCGCGAGGCCATCGTCCTCAACAAGGAAGGCAACGTCGCGGAGGGACCGGGCGAGAACATCTTCCTCGTCCGCGACGAGACCATCTACACGCCCGGACTCTCCCAGAGCATCCTCGACGGTATCACCCGCGACACCGTCATCAAACTGGCGCGCGAGCGCGGCTACGAAGTCGACGATACGGCAGCCATCAGCCGCGGCGAACTCCACACCGCCGACGAACTGTTCTTCACCGGCAGCGCCGCCGAAGTGACCCCGATCCGGCAGGTCGACAACGTCGTGATCGGCGAGGGGACGCGCGGCCCCGTCACCGAGGAACTCCAGTCGGCGTTCTTCGACCTCGTCGAGCGGCGCACCGACGACCACGACGAGTGGTTCGACTACGTCTGA
- the npdG gene encoding NADPH-dependent F420 reductase, with the protein MRIALLGGTGDIGEGLALRWAYDTPHEVLIGSRDPEKARQKAEEYETELDSRGVEVKVNGFGNEMAADRADVVVLAVPPYHVADTVEAVAPKLDDGDVLVSPATGMKRDDGGFHYHPPSAGSVTQLVADSAPDGVSVVGAFHNLAAGRLADLDADLGIDVLLVGDDSDAKETVRMLTEEIEGLRALDVGGIANAPEVESVTPLLVNVAMNNDGMHDLGVRFE; encoded by the coding sequence ATGCGAATCGCGTTGCTCGGCGGAACCGGCGACATCGGCGAGGGACTGGCGCTGCGGTGGGCGTACGACACCCCCCACGAGGTACTCATCGGCTCTCGCGACCCCGAGAAGGCGCGACAGAAAGCCGAGGAGTACGAGACGGAACTCGACAGCCGCGGCGTCGAGGTGAAGGTCAACGGCTTCGGCAACGAGATGGCCGCCGATCGCGCGGACGTCGTCGTCCTCGCGGTACCGCCGTACCACGTCGCCGACACCGTCGAGGCAGTCGCGCCGAAACTCGACGACGGGGACGTGCTCGTCAGTCCGGCGACCGGGATGAAACGCGACGACGGCGGCTTTCACTACCACCCGCCGAGCGCCGGGAGCGTGACGCAGTTGGTCGCCGACAGCGCGCCCGACGGTGTGTCCGTCGTCGGCGCGTTCCACAACCTCGCGGCCGGTCGACTCGCGGATTTGGACGCCGACCTCGGTATCGACGTGTTGCTCGTCGGCGACGACTCCGACGCGAAGGAGACGGTACGGATGCTCACGGAGGAGATAGAGGGACTTCGCGCGCTCGACGTCGGTGGTATCGCGAACGCGCCGGAGGTCGAGAGCGTGACGCCGCTGTTGGTGAACGTCGCGATGAACAACGACGGGATGCACGATTTGGGCGTTCGGTTCGAATAG
- a CDS encoding DUF120 domain-containing protein, with protein sequence MPETVVAVGHDELAALKHVALDGGLAGPVKVSCAGLAERLDASNQTASRRLQRLDESGLVERDIVSDGQWVSITDDGEAALRQEYADYRRVFEDDTELTLTGSVTGGMGEGRHYISLSGYMEQFEERLGYEPFAGTLNVELTDESVRTRAGMTNLDAVPIDGWEDDERTFGPASCYAATVEHDGATYETTHIIVPERTHHDERQLEIIAPDKLRDALGLDDGATVTVYVEEA encoded by the coding sequence ATGCCAGAAACGGTAGTCGCCGTCGGCCACGACGAGTTGGCCGCGTTGAAGCACGTCGCCCTCGATGGCGGATTAGCCGGGCCGGTGAAGGTGTCCTGCGCCGGGCTCGCCGAGCGCCTCGACGCGTCCAACCAGACGGCGTCGCGCCGCCTCCAGCGCCTCGACGAGTCGGGCCTCGTCGAGCGCGACATCGTCAGCGACGGACAGTGGGTGTCGATAACCGACGACGGCGAGGCCGCGCTCCGACAGGAGTACGCCGACTATCGCCGCGTCTTCGAAGACGACACCGAACTCACGCTCACCGGGAGCGTTACCGGCGGGATGGGCGAGGGCCGCCACTACATCTCGCTGTCGGGGTACATGGAGCAGTTCGAGGAGCGTCTCGGGTACGAACCGTTCGCGGGCACGCTCAACGTCGAACTCACGGACGAGTCGGTTCGGACGCGCGCGGGAATGACGAACCTCGACGCCGTGCCGATAGACGGCTGGGAGGACGACGAACGGACGTTCGGTCCGGCGTCCTGCTACGCGGCGACCGTCGAGCACGACGGGGCGACGTACGAGACCACTCACATCATCGTTCCCGAGCGCACCCACCACGACGAGCGTCAACTGGAGATCATCGCTCCGGACAAACTCCGCGACGCGCTCGGCCTCGACGACGGCGCAACCGTCACCGTCTACGTGGAGGAGGCCTGA
- a CDS encoding AAA family ATPase, translated as MARIYAVASAKGGVGKTTTTANLAATLASSGHEVAVVDGDLAMPNLAAAFDVDVSGATLHDVLAGRASVDDAMYTSESGVTVVPGDASLDAFATAEPTALHAVLAELESYDFVLVDTGSGLSHDAVLPLGLADAVFLVCNTERDALGDTDKTREVTQRLGGTVAGVVLTRVDPESPNAAEVADRLDATVIEAIPDDDAVTESVAASVPVSAYAPDSDATAAYAALAEVVEAYDSDAVTEKPVESGDGEDSVDGGVEDDDHDDSELDSEASAAAGALSIASAEEKLGVEADDAAVEADEPKGDATSDGSEPVADAIDEAETATDADATSETESDGVYDTALVEEAENTEREAEERDAEESGDTADVEDTEDAEETEDDEEAENVEGAEEAASDEESDGKSSGFLGRLLG; from the coding sequence ATGGCTCGTATATACGCGGTCGCGAGTGCGAAAGGCGGCGTCGGCAAAACTACCACGACGGCGAATCTGGCGGCGACGCTGGCGTCTTCCGGCCACGAGGTCGCTGTCGTCGACGGCGACCTCGCGATGCCGAACCTCGCGGCCGCGTTCGACGTCGACGTCTCGGGAGCGACACTCCACGACGTACTCGCCGGGCGTGCGTCCGTCGACGACGCGATGTACACCTCGGAGTCGGGCGTCACCGTCGTCCCCGGCGACGCCAGTCTCGACGCGTTCGCGACCGCCGAGCCGACGGCGCTGCACGCCGTGTTGGCGGAACTCGAAAGCTACGACTTCGTGCTCGTCGACACGGGGAGCGGCCTGAGCCACGACGCGGTGTTGCCGCTGGGGCTGGCGGACGCCGTCTTTCTCGTCTGCAACACCGAGCGCGACGCGCTCGGCGACACCGACAAGACGCGCGAGGTCACCCAGCGACTCGGCGGGACGGTCGCGGGCGTCGTCCTGACGCGCGTCGACCCCGAGAGTCCGAACGCGGCGGAGGTCGCAGACCGCCTGGACGCGACTGTTATCGAAGCCATCCCCGACGACGACGCGGTCACCGAGTCGGTCGCGGCCTCGGTGCCGGTGTCGGCGTACGCACCCGACAGCGACGCCACCGCGGCGTACGCGGCGCTCGCCGAGGTGGTCGAAGCGTACGACTCGGACGCAGTGACGGAGAAACCAGTCGAGAGCGGAGACGGCGAGGACAGCGTTGACGGCGGCGTGGAAGACGACGACCACGACGACTCCGAACTCGACTCGGAGGCGAGCGCCGCGGCGGGGGCGCTCTCCATCGCCAGCGCGGAGGAGAAACTCGGTGTCGAGGCGGACGACGCGGCGGTCGAAGCCGACGAGCCAAAGGGAGACGCCACGAGCGACGGGTCCGAACCGGTCGCCGACGCCATCGACGAGGCCGAGACGGCGACGGACGCGGATGCTACCTCCGAGACCGAATCGGACGGCGTCTACGACACCGCGCTCGTCGAGGAGGCGGAGAACACCGAGAGGGAGGCCGAGGAACGCGACGCGGAGGAGTCGGGGGACACAGCGGACGTCGAGGACACCGAAGACGCCGAAGAGACCGAGGACGACGAAGAGGCCGAAAACGTCGAGGGGGCGGAGGAAGCGGCGTCCGACGAAGAGAGCGACGGAAAGAGCAGCGGATTCCTCGGCCGACTCCTCGGCTGA
- the prf1 gene encoding peptide chain release factor aRF-1, producing the protein MSADAEGPSDDRRKYEFRKVIEELSEYEGSGTQLVTIYIPPDKQISDVVDHVIQEHSEAANIKSKQTRTNVQDALTSIKDRLRYFDTFPPDNGIVIFSGAINSGGGQTTMVTKTLESPPEPVQSFRYHCDSAFLTEPLEQMLSDKGLFGLIVLDRREANVGWLKGKRVEPVKSASSLVPGKQRKGGQSAQRFARLRLEAIDNFYQEVAEMANDLFVAKRHDIDGILVGGPSPTKDEFLDGDYLHHEIQDKVVGKFDISYTDESGLYDLVDAAQEVLADQEVMKDKAEMEEFFESLHAGDLATYGFEATRKNLVMGSVDRLLISEDLRKDVVVFDCDGQEEYEVIDARHSTPTHECTDGSEAEMVEREDVIEHLMEIADQRGTETKFISTDFEKGEQLYDAFGGIAGILRYSTGV; encoded by the coding sequence ATGAGTGCTGACGCCGAGGGGCCGAGCGACGACCGCCGGAAGTACGAGTTCCGGAAGGTCATAGAGGAGTTATCGGAGTACGAAGGCTCCGGGACCCAGCTCGTCACCATCTACATCCCTCCCGACAAGCAGATCTCCGACGTGGTCGACCACGTCATCCAAGAGCATAGCGAGGCGGCCAACATCAAGTCCAAGCAGACGCGGACGAACGTGCAGGACGCGCTCACGAGCATCAAAGACCGCCTGCGCTACTTCGACACGTTCCCGCCGGACAACGGTATCGTCATCTTCTCGGGCGCTATCAACTCCGGCGGCGGCCAGACGACGATGGTGACGAAGACCCTGGAGAGTCCGCCCGAACCGGTCCAGTCGTTCCGCTACCACTGCGACTCGGCGTTTCTGACCGAACCGCTAGAGCAGATGCTCTCGGACAAGGGGCTGTTCGGCCTCATCGTCCTCGACCGCCGCGAGGCGAACGTCGGCTGGCTGAAAGGCAAGCGCGTCGAACCCGTCAAATCCGCCTCCTCGCTCGTGCCGGGCAAGCAGCGCAAAGGTGGCCAGTCCGCCCAGCGTTTCGCCCGCCTCCGCCTCGAAGCCATCGACAACTTCTATCAGGAGGTCGCCGAGATGGCCAACGACCTGTTCGTCGCCAAGCGCCACGACATCGACGGCATTCTCGTCGGCGGCCCGTCGCCGACGAAAGACGAGTTCTTAGACGGCGACTACCTCCACCACGAAATTCAGGACAAGGTCGTCGGGAAGTTCGACATCTCCTACACCGACGAGTCGGGGCTCTACGACCTCGTCGACGCCGCCCAGGAGGTGCTGGCCGACCAGGAGGTGATGAAGGACAAAGCCGAGATGGAGGAGTTCTTCGAGAGCCTCCACGCCGGTGACCTCGCCACCTACGGCTTCGAGGCGACCCGCAAGAACCTCGTGATGGGCTCTGTCGACCGCCTGCTCATCAGCGAGGACCTCCGCAAGGACGTCGTCGTCTTCGACTGCGACGGGCAGGAAGAGTACGAGGTAATCGACGCCCGACACTCGACGCCGACGCACGAGTGCACGGACGGCAGCGAGGCCGAGATGGTCGAACGCGAGGACGTCATCGAGCATCTGATGGAGATCGCCGACCAGCGCGGCACGGAGACGAAGTTCATCAGTACCGACTTCGAGAAGGGCGAGCAGCTGTACGACGCCTTCGGCGGTATTGCGGGGATTCTGCGCTACTCGACGGGCGTGTAA
- a CDS encoding CDP-2,3-bis-(O-geranylgeranyl)-sn-glycerol synthase: protein MVISRFISQLVSAAWAMLPAYVPNNAAVLSGGGDPIDGGRMWGDRRLLGDGKTWRGTAVGSVVGVLLAVVLNLVRDRVEARLGVSLPEFSLGGAVGLAVGAMLGDIAASFLKRRSGRERGASFPLLDQLDFVVGALGLAKLLSPVWFSRTFTPLRLVVVVVITPVLHLVTNGIAYLLGLKDEPY, encoded by the coding sequence ATGGTCATCTCGCGATTCATCTCGCAACTCGTCTCGGCCGCCTGGGCGATGCTGCCCGCCTACGTTCCGAACAACGCTGCGGTTCTCTCCGGCGGCGGCGACCCGATAGACGGCGGACGAATGTGGGGCGACCGCCGACTGCTCGGCGACGGGAAGACGTGGCGCGGAACGGCCGTCGGGAGCGTCGTCGGCGTCCTCCTCGCCGTCGTTCTCAACCTCGTCCGCGACCGCGTCGAGGCGCGTCTCGGCGTCTCGCTCCCCGAGTTCAGCCTCGGCGGGGCCGTCGGCCTCGCGGTCGGCGCGATGCTCGGTGACATCGCGGCGTCGTTTCTCAAGCGCCGAAGCGGTCGCGAACGCGGTGCGTCCTTCCCGCTCCTCGACCAACTGGACTTCGTCGTCGGCGCGCTCGGTCTGGCGAAACTGCTGTCGCCGGTGTGGTTCTCGCGGACCTTTACGCCGCTCCGCCTCGTCGTCGTCGTCGTCATCACGCCCGTGCTCCACCTCGTGACGAACGGTATCGCCTATCTGCTCGGATTGAAAGACGAGCCCTACTGA
- the ribB gene encoding 3,4-dihydroxy-2-butanone-4-phosphate synthase, translated as MTQRASDENASASGGLDAALDAFRSGEPVLIHDFDDREGETDIVYPAGAVTPTAVSHLRNDAGGLVCVALSDAVADAVELPFLDDALDHPSAGDHDLRYDSRSSFSLPVNHRDTFTGITDEDRALTITKLAEAAVAAESVAVQYGSEEFAAEFRSPGHVNLLRGAPALLADRRGHTELGLALAAEADLPAAVVVCEMLDDESGRALSPSDARAYANRRGFAYLDGEQLVDELA; from the coding sequence ATGACCCAGCGCGCGAGCGACGAGAACGCGAGTGCGAGTGGCGGCCTCGATGCCGCCCTCGACGCCTTCCGCAGCGGCGAACCGGTTCTCATCCACGATTTCGACGACCGGGAGGGCGAGACGGACATCGTCTACCCCGCCGGTGCGGTGACGCCGACGGCCGTCTCGCATCTGCGAAACGACGCGGGCGGCCTCGTCTGCGTCGCCCTCTCCGACGCCGTCGCCGACGCGGTGGAGCTGCCGTTTCTCGACGACGCGCTCGACCACCCGAGCGCCGGCGATCACGATCTCCGGTACGACAGCCGTTCGTCGTTCTCGCTGCCGGTAAACCACCGAGACACCTTCACCGGTATCACCGACGAGGACCGCGCGCTGACAATCACGAAACTCGCCGAGGCGGCCGTCGCCGCCGAGTCCGTCGCCGTTCAATACGGCTCCGAGGAGTTCGCCGCTGAGTTCCGCTCACCCGGCCACGTCAACCTGCTGCGCGGCGCGCCGGCGTTGCTCGCCGACAGACGCGGCCACACCGAACTCGGGCTCGCGCTCGCCGCCGAGGCCGATCTTCCCGCTGCCGTCGTCGTCTGCGAGATGCTCGACGACGAGAGCGGACGGGCGCTCTCGCCGAGCGACGCCCGCGCGTACGCCAACCGGCGCGGCTTCGCCTACCTCGACGGCGAGCAGTTAGTCGACGAACTGGCGTAG